The window AAAGTATCCGCAAAAATCGCATTATACATACTTCTAGTTTTACAGTCAAAGTCACaatatcttaattcaatttaggcgataacaagcacttatgaatgtcaaaaaaatgtaccaccggttcggaaaaacctcttgataagaatccggcaagaaacacaacgaagtatatttttttgaacagatttacaatagCTATTATTAAatggtatgtatgtatctacttcatttgcaataaaaataaagttctaGAGTTTTTCCACTGAAAAGTTAGGGAAGAACTATAACATCATCATTTCacgtttgttattttataacaataaatctTCCAGTAATTTTAAAGGAATGAAAGCGAAAAGAAGTCGCTGTGGTTCTTTCATTACTTGTAACGTCGTAAAtcatgaaaaaagtttttgtagtAATTTCTTTTCTGTAGACTCTGTAGTAAGCTTCTagtctgactgtacttttgttgtcATCCAAACAACATGTCCGCACCAAATTGCAAGTCAATACAATCAATAGGATTCGACttgtaaaatttgcaatttaaatacAATCTTTAAAATGAAGCTCAATAGTTGCTTTAAAGGGTAGAAGCTAAAAGACAATGGAActatttaacctaacctaacttaacctaacctaaccaacaaaaagttggaaaacccccgacattgtcacttcagagttcaatatctcaaaaccagctgaaccgattttgataaaacatgtttaagaaccatcccTGACAATTTTTGacgtttttaatacaatacgcGTCCGACGCCATATACCGCGTACAGCAGCGTTTTGTGCATTGCGATCAGCAGACCATTCTAGATTTGCCGTGCCAGCTTCgcttttctattgttttattgtgtacggatttaaaaaaaaagctggccaagagcgtgtcggacacgcccaaaatagggttccgtagccattatacttcgtattttatacggaatcttccaagtttaggtatattttataccttaggctgctatttactcataaactactaataattctcaagcaaacttagccattatagttttccttgaaagtttgatatattaactaccatcctgaatttcttcaaatttttccacccaccggtttagattttagaggggggggggacgctcgattttaatgaaaatttgcactttaaagttgaatatttcgcaaacaaatcactgaatcgaaaaaaagacctatccaacgataccccacactatagggttggatgaggataaaaaacacccccactttatgtctatgggaggtacattaaaaaaaaacttttttgtattttttaactgtaccattttgtaggCATAGTTTAcagctaaattacagctttctagcattgatagtctctgagcaaagccgcggacggacagacagacagaaagacagacagacagacagacagacatggcgaaactataagggttccgttttgccattttggctccggaaccctaaaaagtgttaATATAGTCCTCCTTTCAGAAATTCCTAGTTGCATTCGCCCTTGCCGTGGCAGTCGCCAGTGCGGACGTTTCCCACGTGGTCGGCCACTCCGCGGACGCTGTTGCGCAAGTCCTCAGGTCCGACGCTGACGTCAAGCCTGACGGTTTCCAGTACGCCTATGAGACCAGCAACGGTATCGCTGCCAGCGCTCAAGGTGACATCAAGGACTTCAACTCGGTAAGTCAAGAACAAGTTCCGATATTTCCAATTTAACTACACATATTCgattcacagaaaaaccatttaaataggtaactaaattaaaactaattacacaaagtaatgtattttttaattataaagaaacaaatactacgtaaaataattattattaacaaaaataaataaaaatagaactaaaactaacttactctaatcctaaaaatttatatttacaaatatcacccaagtcgctgctattgggcagggtgcccgtaaggctggctgcgtttcttcgttgtatggcaatgccgaTACGTTGACCTTACGGTCATCAGTAGAACGGGCTAgcttcttattaaaaaaattaaatagcttTTTTTCTTCgtgaccccacggaccaagcgtttcaacagcaaaagccgcaaatatgaaattgtttgCCAGATTCTCATATTTACGGCATTTTGCTGTTTCGGCCGTTGCAGCCGCCGCACCAGCCATCAATGATGTCAAAGCAAGATGAGACGGCGCCAATGTGTCCACACATGTGGCGTCCCAAATAAGCGGCCGTCCCATTTGCCAAGGAACAAGCGTCATTCCGTCAGGTCTCTTGCCATCATTACGagctaataaaaatacattactttgctcaatttttttttacataaaactattctaaacttaaaatacgaCTGTACTAACTAGTACAACTGAGAACGATTCGTTCAGTGACCGAGCAGACAGCTCTACAATTTATTTCGTTTCAAGATAATAATGCGATTATTACATAGTTTAAAACAATGTTACCTTTTTGCCTTTATATAGGATCACGCATCTCAATCCGTGGCGGGACAGTTCAGATACACCAGCCCTGATGGAACCCCCGTCGAAGTGAGCTACGTCGCCGACGAAAATGGTTTCCAACCTAAGGTAAAACATCTATTTCCCTATTTTATTCAAGCGATTATTTAGTATTTGCCGAGTAACTCTACCAGGGCAGGGTAAACCATGTTGGAGTACCTTTTTCAGCCGTTTTAACTGATAAAATAACTTGACAACatgcgttaaaaaaaaaaacaataagttatACATATTGTCATCGAAGACATAAATTAGTCAGTCAAATTATCATTCCATGaaacgtttttaatttttttgtacgcGCGCCTATCTCGCCTGCTTCGCCTTATGGCTGGTATGACATCTCTTGACTTATTATGTTAAGCGCCCCACGACCAATCCAGTCGATTATCTACTTTGATCGTTTATAGAACGTCAATAGTAGTGTGTGGTGCCATCTCTTGAAACTATTATACAAGTTACGTCTTCTAAGTTCCAAATAACATTACAGCACTAAGAGTAGCGCTGCCCTTAATACGCGTGCGCCATACGGTACTAACTAATACTACTTATCTTATACTTCTTTACCTAGCTGCTTTGCATAACTTTGCCCGTTATGTTGTACAATTTTCTCATACTTTTCCTTTTTCCAGGGTGACCACCTCCCCGTAGCGCCTCAGATCCCTCCACAGATCGCTCGTGCTCTGGAATGGATCGCCGCCCACCCCGCACCCGCTGAGAATGTCGCCGCCAGGGTCGTCCAGGTCGCTGCCCCAACTTACAATAAGCCCGCCCAGTCCGCCTTCGGCAAACCCTACGGCAGATTCTGAACATATTCTGACAAACGATTTCCCACTGCCATTTAGATTATAAGATaatacaaagttttatttgaattattttgttttctttcttgCCACCATTTTACTTTGATCCTGCCGAGTGTCGACCAACCGGGAAGATAGGGCCTTTATGAAAGATTCAATGTCGGCTGACCAAAGTCCTAATGTCTTTTGTAAGGAGGAGTACTTGCGACGCTGGAGGGGTGGGGCCTGAGCAGCCGCAGCACCGGGTTGTGAGCCGTGCCGAGTGTTCCCTGGATGTGGGACAGAGCGAAAGTATCAACGCATGTAGCGTGATCCCGTCTGAACCCTTGCCATCGTCTCTTGCCATGCCAGCCGGCTCTAAAACCAAAGGCACTGACGCGGCGGCAAGCGACTATATGGACGTAAGACCAGCCAGAGCGATCTCTCTTGTGTGGTCTCTTTTAACACATATCTGTCGGGTACACCTCAACCAGAGCTATCATTATGTAGCTAAAATAATTAACTAGGGTTAGTACTTTAAGCGGTTCCTTGACGGCATCGGTTGCCGCACATAGAAGGCCTTGATCAAGAGCCAAAATTTTTGTAGCtgttatcatattattatttgattacTGTTTCTTTTTAGTTAATTGCTCTTGAAAGAGTGGTCAGAACCTAAaggatgtaccatcagccaaatacataagtggtctatcaatttataaacaagtttctatcaaatgaatatgtcgctaaagtcaaactttcaagttgacagacaagtCTATTGTATGTAATATGaatctatataataataatctatatatagaaaaataaaagtcctgggggcctaccatgatcttttcataaacgacccaaacgcagagcagttcaatttaggcacctaaactgaatcgtcgaaattggtaccacgacgtttatttctcagagctgggtctcaatggtttacaagtgaatgaaaaaccgatattgtctctggtccgaaactgaaacgctaagtcgcgaaagggatgccgctatatgcaaaccaaatattgtatactaaaacctctttattttggaaaaccctaacactatgtcattccgtgttcttagcaaccgttgtgctGATTCCAAataatgtttacgctgtcacttatccacgagtctcttttctcactgaaaaattagttttatcaatgaggagttaataagcacaatgtcgtgaggagtacctatgaaaagttataaaacttgaataaaagttaaaaagttgttgaagtttgaaaaatattccaagtaaaatacttagaagtccaaaataattgacagaatgagtaacttatactgaattgCTAAATtagacactgaagcgattcaattcccactcaagttaagcgtcatggtaagaaaaccgcttgaagtgagtgaatgaaaatgtctgtatcgctgtcgctgaaccgtgcttgaactgaatcgcaaaagtaacgtcgtggtacgaaatagcgatgcagttcagtttagagcctaaactgaatcgtattaagagagcgtggtaggccccctgatacatcactgactcatcaacgcccaGCCCAAACCCTTgaacctagaaagctgaaattttgcacagaggTTCCTTTTACGACATTTACACGagataagaaaggatttttcgaaattcatcccctaagggggtgaaaagGGGGGGAGAACGTTAGtatgtaaaattgttatttctAAAGTTGTGACTATGAAATTTGGGGAAAACATTCTTCTAAAAATATAAGTGAACACGTATTTcgccatttttgaaaattcttccctaaaagggtaaaaaaggggggtgaaagtttgtataggaaaatataataatatattattgaaGATATCGTTATAAAACTTTGTGAAATTGCTcttaaacataattaaacaaCTACGTGTTTCTCTGTTTTTGAAAATTCTACCTCTGAGGGGGTAAAAAGGGGGGAGGAAGTTAGTACGGAAACATGTAGTTTTGAAGACAAATGAAAGAACACTATAATATAATTGGTTTTGGAAACTCTGGAGGTGgaaaagggggggggggtagaAGAAAACTTTTAGGCTTAGTTTTATgaaacttaatgaacattgaaGTGAAGAGAAATTAAAGAATAGTTCATGTTtcatatttcacattttttcaTAATCCTACCCTTAAAGAGTTTAAAAGGGGATGGAAGTTTGCATgagaaaaacgttatttttacaATTACGAGTATGTTTCTGAAACTCTAAAAAGGgggggtgaaagtttgtatgggaaaaaaaatattattgaagatATCATTTTTTATCGGAAAAatgttatttgattattttaggGTTTAATGAACACTGAAGTGACGAGAAATAAAAGAACACGTTTTAACTAACTCATCtcatatttcacattttttgataattctaccctaaaaagtttaaaagggGGATGGAAATTTACATGATAAAAAACGTTGTTTTTAAAACTATGATTCAGAATTTTTCTAGAATGGCTTTtgaacagaataaataaaaagaatatgtAACTcaccattttttaaaaattctaccacTAATGGGTAAAAGGGAGGTGGAAATTTGTGTATcgaaaacgttattttttaggttaaaattatgaaacttaaaaatatttttcttcaagGACAATAAAAGAACATGCATCTCacattttttgataattctACCCCTAAAGGTAGGTTTAAAAGGTGATGGAAGTTTTCATGAGGaaatttatttttgcaattataagtacctatgtttctgAAACTAAGTGAACGACTCTCGAATAGAAATAAATACGTGattcactattttttaaaatttcgtcaCTGAGGGGGTAAAAAGGGGGATGGAAATTCGTATaagaaaaacgttattttttatgttaggaTTATGAAACAGCGAATGAATTCAGAACAGATGTTTAATTTGTTAAGATTAGATAGAGTTTTTCTTCGAAATTCCACAAAAAATACCCTTCTGTAAATTAatgtatctatatataaaaAGAGAAGACCTGACTCACTGACTCATTAACGCTCAGCCTAAACCTTTGGACTTAAAAGCAGATTTTTAGGTTCCGTAGTCGAAACgacaaaacggaacccttatagttttgttcTGACCGTCCATTCACTTAttcttatcccgcgggaattatcctatatcgtgtacgATGTCGCGGGCAAGAGAAACAcattagttatttgtgcaacaagagagcaaagttgttttttgttgcgagtgttgattttgaatcccgagtaagcgaaggattctataattgaatcacgagcgttagcgagtgattctaggttagaatcctgagatcagcaagggattgaaatacacgagatgcaaaaaaactttggtctcgtgtgacacatacaatttttcacctcagcagcgagaacataatttaaatgtaccataagaataaaaccacatatacctacctgtttacaaaacaaacacatttttttaaaatagaatccgattattatcaaataattataataattacatttaaaaccataaaaagactccagtagctacaatacaaatcgcatactcataacatgcaatcttaacttcttgtactaatgtcacacttattttttaatacctactgcaaaaagcctcatctcagggtaattgaaaaggttgaacaattaaacctttaaatatgatttttattaagatttctattacataaacataaatagatttgttaaaaaatcattgaatttaacaaataataattatactgtagaggcagtatacggaattcttttataaaaaaaaaacaagagaagcggctttcgtgcaacgaggttgcatactttattaaaagatcgggaaaatttacattttggaaatatttcgatatatttttaataccaaaaatttaattttagtttgtaatcgacaaatttgatcctatctcttgcttttttcgagttgaagtgaaatgacagatcaaagtaaagttcaaatatttggaattcagtgagtagacccaacactgtactcagcatttaaaaaaaataattaaaaagttactttgtctcacggagtgagcaaaatgcgattttgctcactgatttctcatagcaaaacctgcctgtttgaggtgctgaggtgaaaaggtaATTTAACGTCTTTTGGAATTCAACCCCTGAATATGCAAAACAAGAGTTCaaagtttgtatgaattatgattatttaggtcgatttttgaattccaatagtttgcaccatctgtctaaaacatcGATTGTCTGTTCCACATAAtgctccgaaaaatcaatcaaaacaggaAAAATAGGATTGTAGAAAGTATATCTATGTTACCccgaatttaacgcgagcgaagcaattgggatgcaccaaaaaaataacctaaagtttttattttatttttggaaagtatAGGAGATTTTCAGAAACCTTTTCATtggttttgaatttggatgagtattaaattttttatatttttttacgaaatacgctggatgacgtcacagtgagacagccacgttccattgcctagaaaaattcaggtcatacataacataatctgtggcattacaatttgacaataattcaagcacggcttagggtcctaaatgaaccatgacaaatagtttcatttatttctcttcttttag of the Choristoneura fumiferana chromosome 17, NRCan_CFum_1, whole genome shotgun sequence genome contains:
- the LOC141437478 gene encoding larval cuticle protein LCP-17-like; translation: MKFLVAFALAVAVASADVSHVVGHSADAVAQVLRSDADVKPDGFQYAYETSNGIAASAQGDIKDFNSDHASQSVAGQFRYTSPDGTPVEVSYVADENGFQPKGDHLPVAPQIPPQIARALEWIAAHPAPAENVAARVVQVAAPTYNKPAQSAFGKPYGRF